A single genomic interval of Daucus carota subsp. sativus chromosome 1, DH1 v3.0, whole genome shotgun sequence harbors:
- the LOC108194882 gene encoding peroxidase N translates to MKRLCSLKVYSLLLTLLILCSVARSQLRTDFYASSCPKVFRIVRKEVQNAITNEMRIAASLLRLQFHDCFVNGCDGSIFLDGDDSEKLAFPNRNSARGFEVVDTIKTAVESACSGIVSCADILTIATRDSVLLSGGPNWKVFLGRRDGLVANQTGANSNLAGPTETIQSILTKFTNVGLNLTDVVALSGGHTIGSSRCGVFNTRFFNFSGTGAPDSRIETSMLSDIQNTCPAENGDGNKTVPLDRNSVDLFDNQYYKNLLDGQGLFASDQSLATGNETLTETTRPIVELYSQQNQRFLDDFVTSMIKMANISPLTGTDGEIRKNCRKVNS, encoded by the exons ATGAAGAGGTTATGCAGTTTAAAAGTGTACTCATTGCTTTTAACGTTGTTGATTTTGTGTTCTGTTGCAAGGTCGCAGCTAAGAACAGATTTCTATGCCTCGTCGTGTCCGAAAGTTTTCAGGATCGTACGAAAGGAGGTCCAAAACGCCATTACGAATGAGATGAGGATAGCTGCTTCTTTGCTTCGGCTTCAGTTTCATGATTGCTTCGTCAAT GGTTGTGATGGATCAATTTTTCTGGACGGAGATGATAGTGAGAAACTTGCATTCCCAAACCGTAATTCTGCCAGAGGATTCGAAGTTGTGGACACCATTAAAACCGCGGTGGAGAGTGCATGTAGCGGAATTGTATCATGTGCTGATATACTGACAATAGCTACTCGGGATTCAGTTCTCTTA AGCGGCGGACCAAATTGGAAAGTGTTCTTGGGAAGGAGAGATGGATTGGTGGCCAACCAAACAGGGGCTAACTCAAATTTGGCAGGACCAACTGAGACTATTCAGTCCATCCTCACCAAGTTCACAAATGTTGGCCTCAACCTCACCGACGTAGTTGCCTTATCAG GTGGTCACACAATAGGATCATCAAGATGTGGCGTATTCAACACAAGATTCTTCAACTTCTCTGGCACTGGTGCTCCAGACAGCAGAATCGAAACCTCCATGCTATCCGatattcaaaatacatgtcctgCAGAGAATGGCGACGGAAACAAAACTGTACCACTTGACAGAAACTCTGTCGATTTATTTGATAACCAGTACTACAAAAACTTGCTTGATGGCCAGGGTCTTTTCGCTTCTGATCAGTCCTTGGCTACTGGCAATGAAACTCTTACTGAAACAACTAGGCCAATTGTTGAACTTTACAGCCAACAGAATCAACGTTTCTTAGATGACTTTGTCACATCCATGATCAAGATGGCTAATATAAGTCCCTTAACTGGTACTGACGGAGAGATTCGTAAGAATTGCAGGAAAGTTAATTCATAG